Proteins encoded by one window of Rhodamnia argentea isolate NSW1041297 chromosome 6, ASM2092103v1, whole genome shotgun sequence:
- the LOC125315654 gene encoding beta-glucosidase 12-like, which translates to MAFRVHELMLLYFLALVSSARHCKAEHGAFKSAGYDTVLLNRRSFPASFLFGTASTAYQYEGAANEDGRGPSIWDYFTHKHPGKIADGSNGDVAVDSYHRYKEDVEIMKEMGLDAYRFSISWSRVLPKGKLEGGINKEGVKYYNNLINELLAHGIQPFVTLFHWDLPQALEEEYGGFLSSHVVDDFRDYVEVCFKEFGDRVKHWITLNEPWSYASGGYANGQFAPGRCSDWQMLNCTGGDSATEPYIVGHNQLLAHAAAVKLYRDKYQASQKGAIGITLVSHWMVPYSDAKHNQNAALRALDWMLGWFLNPITYGNYPRSMCSLIGKRLPKFTKEQSLMVKGSFDFLGLNYYTANYAKYMPHSNALNSSYLTDARAYLSTERNGIPIGPGAASSWLYVYPSGIQSLLMHVKTKYQNPLIYITENGIDEFNNSTLPLEQQLADYMRIDYYYRHLSYLRKAIKDGVNVKGYFAWSLLDNFEWSSGYTVRFGINYVDYKNGLKRYPKQSAIWFKGFLDKF; encoded by the exons ATGGCGTTTCGTGTTCATGAACTGATGCTTTTATACTTTCTAGCCCTCGTGAGCTCGGCGAGACATTGCAAAGCAGAGCATGGTGCCTTCAAGTCGGCTGGCTACGACACCGTCTTGCTCAACCGGAGGAGCTTCCCGGCCAGCTTCCTCTTTGGGACGGCGTCTACTGCGTACCAG TACGAAGGTGCAGCTAATGAAGATGGTAGAGGGCCAAGTATCTGGGATTATTTCACTCACAAGCATCCAG GCAAAATAGCCGATGGTAGCAACGGGGATGTGGCTGTCGATTCCTACCACCGGTACAAG gaagATGTGGAGATAATGAAGGAAATGGGGTTAGATGCCTACAGATTCTCAATCTCATGGTCTCGAGTTTTACCTA agggaaagctagagggaGGCATCAACAAGGAAGGAGTAAAGTACTACAACAACCTCATCAATGAGCTCCTTGCCCACG GTATTCAACCTTTTGTTACACTATTTCACTGGGACCTTCCCCAAGCCCTAGAGGAGGAATATGGTGGTTTCTTGAGTTCCCATGTTGT gGATGATTTTCGGGACTATGTGGAGGTCTGCTTCAAGGAATTTGGGGATAGAGTCAAACATTGGATAACTCTAAACGAGCCATGGTCATACGCTAGCGGCGGGTATGCCAACGGACAGTTCGCACCGGGTCGGTGCTCCGATTGGCAGATGCTCAATTGCACGGGTGGCGATTCGGCCACCGAGCCATATATCGTCGGGCACAACCAACTTCTTGCCCACGCAGCCGCTGTTAAATTGTATAGAGACAAGTATCAG GCATCTCAAAAAGGAGCAATAGGAATAACATTGGTTTCCCACTGGATGGTGCCATATTCGGATGCAAAGCATAACCAAAATGCAGCGCTAAGAGCCCTGGACTGGATGTTGGGATG GTTCTTGAACCCGATAACGTACGGCAATTATCCGCGCAGCATGTGCTCGCTCATAGGGAAAAGGCTACCCAAGTTCACGAAGGAGCAGTCGCTGATGGTGAAAGGATCTTTTGATTTTCTCGGGTTGAACTACTACACCGCGAACTACGCAAAGTACATGCCGCACTCGAATGCTTTGAATTCTAGCTACCTAACGGACGCTCGCGCGTACCTCTCAA CTGAACGCAATGGGATTCCAATCGGTCCAGGG GCTGCTTCAAGTTGGCTGTATGTTTATCCCAGCGGAATACAAAGTCTTTTGATGCACGTAAAGACTAAGTACCAAAATCCACTCATTTACATCACTGAGAACG GAATCGATGAGTTCAATAACTCTACATTACCACTGGAGCAACAATTGGCTGACTACATGAGGATCGATTATTATTATCGTCATCTCTCATACCTTCGTAAAGCGATCAA GGACGGTGTCAACGTGAAGGGCTACTTTGCATGGTCATTGTTGGACAATTTCGAATGGAGCTCGGGATACACCGTCCGATTTGGGATCAACTATGTCGACTACAAGAACGGATTGAAGAGATACCCGAAACAGTCGGCGATTTGGTTCAAGGGCTTTCTCGACAAATTTTGA
- the LOC125315655 gene encoding beta-glucosidase 12-like, producing the protein MAFRVHELMLLCILALVSSASHCTAEHGAFKPAGHDTVLLNRRSFPAGFLFGTASSAYQYEGAANEDGRRPSIWDYFTHQHPGKIADGSNGDMAVDSYHRYKEDVGIMKEMGLDAYRFSISWSRVLPKGKLEGGINKKGVKYYNNLINELLAHGIQPFVTLFHWDLPQALEEEYGGFLSSHVVDDFRDYVEVCFKEFGDRVKHWITLNEPSSYAINGYAKGRFAPGRCSDWQMLNCTGGDSGTEPYIVGHNQLLAHATAVKLYRDKYQASQKGAIGITLVSHWMVPYSDAKHNQNAALRALDWMLGWFLNPITYGNYPHSMRSLIGKRLPKFTKEQSLMVEGSFDFLGLNYYTANYAKYMPHSNALNSSYLTDARANLSTERNGIPIGPGAASSWLYVYPSGIQSLLMYVKTKYQNPLIYITENGIDEFNNSTLPLEQQLADYMRIDYYYRHLSYLHKAIKDGVNVKGYFAWSLLDNFEWSSGYTVRFGINYVDYMNGLKRYPKQSAIWFKGFLDKF; encoded by the exons ATGGCGTTTCGTGTTCATGAACTGATGCTTTTATGCATTCTAGCCCTCGTGAGCTCGGCGAGTCATTGCACAGCTGAGCACGGTGCCTTCAAGCCGGCCGGCCACGACACCGTCTTGCTCAACCGGAGGAGCTTCCCGGCCGGCTTCCTCTTTGGGACGGCGTCTTCCGCATACCAG TACGAAGGTGCAGCTAATGAAGATGGTAGACGGCCAAGTATCTGGGATTATTTCACTCACCAGCATCCAG GCAAAATAGCCGATGGTAGCAACGGGGATATGGCTGTCGATTCATACCACAGGTACAAG gAAGATGTGGGGATAATGAAGGAAATGGGGTTAGATGCCTACAGATTCTCAATCTCATGGTCTCGAGTTTTACCTA AGGGAAAGCTAGAAGGAGGCATCAACAAGAAAGGAGTAAAGTACTACAACAACCTCATCAATGAGCTCCTTGCCCACG GTATTCAACCTTTTGTTACACTATTTCACTGGGACCTTCCCCAAGCCCTAGAGGAGGAATATGGTGGTTTCTTGAGTTCCCATGTTGT ggatGATTTTCGGGACTATGTGGAGGTCTGCTTCAAGGAATTTGGGGATAGAGTCAAACATTGGATAACTCTAAACGAGCCATCGTCATATGCTATCAACGGGTATGCCAAAGGACGGTTCGCACCAGGTCGTTGCTCCGATTGGCAGATGCTCAACTGCACGGGCGGCGATTCGGGCACCGAGCCGTATATAGTCGGGCACAACCAGCTTCTTGCCCATGCAACTGCTGTTAAATTGTACAGAGACAAGTACCAG GCATCTCAAAAAGGAGCAATAGGAATAACATTGGTTTCTCATTGGATGGTGCCATATTCGGATGCAAAGCATAATCAAAATGCAGCGCTACGAGCCCTGGACTGGATGTTGGGATG GTTCTTGAACCCGATAACGTACGGCAATTATCCGCACAGCATGCGCTCGCTCATAGGGAAAAGGCTTCCCAAGTTCACGAAGGAGCAGTCGCTGATGGTGGAAGGATCTTTTGATTTTCTCGGGTTGAACTACTACACTGCGAACTATGCAAAGTACATGCCGCACTCTAATGCTTTAAATTCTAGCTACCTAACGGACGCTCGCGCGAACCTCTCAA CTGAACGCAACGGGATTCCAATCGGTCCAGGG GCTGCTTCAAGTTGGCTGTATGTTTATCCCAGCGGAATACAAAGTCTTTTGATGTACGTAAAGACAAAGTACCAAAATCCACTCATTTACATCACTGAGAACG GAATCGATGAGTTCAATAACTCTACATTACCACTAGAGCAACAATTGGCTGACTACATGAGGATCGATTATTATTATCGTCATCTCTCGTACCTTCATAAAGCGATCAA GGACGGTGTCAACGTGAAGGGCTACTTTGCATGGTCGTTGCTAGACAATTTCGAATGGAGCTCAGGATACACCGTCCGATTTGGGATCAACTATGTCGACTACATGAACGGATTGAAGAGATACCCGAAACAGTCGGCAATTTGGTTCAAGGGCTTTCTCGACAAATTTTGA